tgaaagaaaaaacacaaagacGCTCGTGTCTCCCATCCAGCTTACTTCGCGAAAGCACCTgcgaggtgtctgtacatcTCAGCCGCGCCGGCCAGGCCTTGGTGTTCGATCCAGCGTCGAACGCGGGCGCGCGAGGCCTGTCGCCACGTTTcccgttccttctcgttttctgcgtttccttcttcatgtATTTTTCTGCTGTCCGCGTTCCTCCTGTGGATTTCtgctcctttttcttcctttctcatCTCGTCTGCATCGACTGTTTCACCTGCCGCATTCGTCGCTctttcggctgtctctccagattCTCTCGAGTCTAGAAACGCCTCCATCTCTTCAGGTTCTTCATCTTCGCCAAGCCACGTCGCCAcactttcttcgtcgtcttctcggcttccctcgttctcccctgtctctttgagtctcctctctgttctccgtGACAGACAGggatttctcttttctgtgttgtcGACGAAGcccgaagagacacaggtGCTGTCCGGGGCCTCTCCAGaagctgtctctcctctctcgcggctgtctccccttccgctttcttctcccccgtcCACGCGTGCTCTCTCTCGGGACCCGCAGGCCTGAGAGCCCCCCaccgtctcgctctctttgtctctcttctgttgagaacttctctctcgcgtctcctgcgaGTCTGTGGCTCGCGGAGCGCGGCGACTGCCGCTTCGGGGAGCAAGGCTGCttgcagaagcgaaggcgcaAGGCGAGGGGTGTGGCGCAGGCGCAAAGAACTCTTCGGCCGCGGCAGAGACCGGCTCctccagctgtctgtacagctcaACGTAGTCCAGATAGTCGTCACCCCACACGCTCGCGTCCTCCGAGGCAGCGCCCTCCGCAGACTCCAGCTGAGGCAGCggcagcagaggagacaccgagtgaagagaaggaaggcgggaagacacagagagaaagcggtgagagacgaggagggaggcagaagacgagacggagaaagaggagaaagacagacagacagacaggaggggagagagagacgggagacacgagaaagacaaagaggagagagaaagcgacagaggaagagagaagaaaaaggaagagatggGGAGGGTGAAAACGACtgtaggagaggaaaaacgaaagagagaacagacagcgagacagcgagtTTCCGGATTCCAGAAGATGCAGTAGACGACCTGCGGGCAAGACGAAGGGAACAAGACTTGAACTCTAGAACACGGACAGACACCacacggaagaaaaaaactccgaaagagagacaaacgagcGACTTCTTTCACAAGCGAAAAGGACCTACAGGCGAAGTGCTGATCCACACGAAGCCTGCCCACGCCCGCGAGGCTCGGTGTTTTCCGCctgggagaagaaacaagaacgaGTGAAAAAAAGCCAAGTCGAACCGAGACATGCACGGCAGAAAGATGCGCGCGAACTCGATGCGCAGGCCTGCGCTGGCTGTACACTTTGCTCGCGTGTATCTGTCTCTACGCATACCCCAGTCTCTCGAGTGTTCGGACAGCACGAAAACGGCCTCTCCCTCCCGAAATGGCTCTTCACTTTGCTGCTTCCGCAACGACTTACGCAgcgcgcctctcccttcctgcCGGCGCGCTCCACAGGCGGCTCCGTCCTCGccagccttctctctcgcgctcgcttctccttccggATGCCCAGACACCCCATCGAACGAAGAGCGACGCACGGTCTTCGCCGCCTCGTACTCTTCCTGCACACACCGAAGAGCTTCGCGCAGAATCTGGTGAGGCACGAAGGCCGGACTTGAGTTTTCCGAAGAAGAGGtggatgaagaaggagaggaggaagaggagacaggcgcctcttcttgcagggaagcagcggcgagaggagcagcagcgccAAAGCAGCAGACGACCGGGCGTCCAGGTAGTCGGTAGGAGACTGTGAGAGGGGCTTCAAAGTGTTCTAAAAAGCGGAGGGGAAGTCAGCAAGATGGACACGAGAGAGGTCGATGCCAAGGAAgatgatgaagaagaagaacggttCAGAAATGCTCTGAAAATAAAAGTAAAACGTTTCCTTCCCCGGCAACAGAGACGAATCTCAATCTCCTCGTATAtctatgcacatgcatgcatcttcaGGGCTTCCATACCACGCAAAATTGCCCATTgagccttcttttcttttgctcTGTCCAACTCACCACAGAGAGCGGCCGTTGCTCGCAGTTCCCGCGAGGAGAACGTGAGGTGGGAGAAGGCAGGCAGTCGACTATCTGCagtgaaagagagaaggaagaaagaagagacacaaaggcGTTGTTGGAGATGTACCAAAACGCGGCCGAACTGGTTGAGAGGaccagagaaaaggaaggggCCTCTGGGGTGTCGTTGGGTGCAGGTACACCGAAAAAAGATCTAAATCGTATTCTTCGAACCAGACGAAAGCACCGGGGCACCCGTGACAAAGGTCGCCGTAGTTAATGTGGAAGGTGACTCAGTCAAAGAAGTTTTTAGCTGACATGTTAACATagatgtatgcatgtgtgaatTTTTATTTCGATGCAGGAACACGACCACCCACACAACGGACACAAGACACAACACTGAGTGAACTTCAACctgtacacatacatatatatatataaataaatataaatatatatatgtaggcaTGCAAATGCACTGTCTATACACCTGCGCTAAGCGTGAGGCACCGCGACTTTTTAGGCGCCTTGAGTGCAGCGCATGCGTATTGTTGACGGAGCTGAGGACCCCGGAGAAAGGCTTCATCTCTCACCAAAGACAAGGCGGTCGAAGTGATTTTTCTCCAGAACGATCTCGCCGTAGAGTCCCTGAAAAGCTGCCGTCTGCTTGGCCTCTTCGCTGTTCTCGAGATCTCGGCGATTCGGGGCATGTGGTTGCCACTCCGACTGGACCTGCGGAGCGAACGGGAAACTACCTCTGCCAGAAAGGCCGTGGACGCCATCacttcgggtgtacgtatACCGCAGGGACGGCCGCGTCAGACAGAACGGGaagcaggcgcatgcagcgcgaaCCCCTTCGAATCTGGTTGGAGAGACACGTGAAAGCCAGCACGaccgcctctctctcaccgCTTGTCTTTTCGGTGAttcgagagcgacgaaagtccgagagaaagaaacagaaaatgTGAGAATCgacaagagacgaaacggggACGAGCGAGACAAGGGAAGGAAGGCGTCTCGATAAGGTAGAGAACTCTGCAACGAGTGCTCGGAGATGGAAGGCGCAAATGAATGATCAACCTGGCATAGAGAACTGGAAATGGACATCGCCAAACAGATATACAAACAGGGATGCATCAGTAGTTCAAGTACATGCACATTTTcgcatataaatatatatgtatatatgtgcatgtgcacaGAATTGTCGGAATAAGCAGAAGTCGATTGACATGGGAATCTCTGGATGCATGTGTGGAGAACCGACCTTTAGAGCTTCGCCAGCGACATCGTGGACAAGCGTCACATTCTCAGGATTCAAGAGATACTCGTCGAGCAGCTTCATCCAACTGCGAGCAGGCATGGCGATCAGGTGACGCCTTTTCCACCGAATGAAGACTGGAAGCGTGTGGGGCGCATTCTGCGGTGGACGTACACCCCACATCACTCAAacgcggcgcatgcaagcTCACAGAAGGCCTTCATACCGGCACAAGAAATACGCAGCCTACAGACGGAAGGGGCCAACAAGCacatttctttctccgtgcatgcgcgtgtgcatatatatatatatatatatatatgcgcctatgtatacatattcatTTGTTTTATTCAGTCATTACCCGTACGCAAACTATATATCAATTTATACTAGATAGGGCCGTATATCTTCGAAAGACATGTGTATGCCTGGAGATGCACTGCTGGAAAAAGTGAGTGCGCTTCTGCAAAGGTTGTACGAGTAGCCGTGCGGCAAAGAAAGGTAACAACAAGCAAACATGAGGACCTCTCCAGCCTCTGATTCCCACAGGCGGCTCTAtagcgacgcatgcacagagactCAGAAGCTGTGTATCAACCGATTGCAGAGCGCGATTGGGAGACGCGTGTCGCCATgtcgaaaaagcgaagaaaaagttgTTTCCATGTGCAGTGCTGAACGCCATCAGAACATATGTCTGTACATGATGCACTGTTTCCAGGAcggtctctgcttcctgtctctctcccgcctcacAACTGCGGAGATGAGGACGGTTTGCGTGACGGGGAggtctctgaagaagaacgtGAGGGAGAGCGCTGACGAGTCTgtcgcgtctgcatgcgttgacAAAATGCCTTTGATGAGCATGCGGTCCAAAGTCAGCGTGCCTCGGCCCGACGCAGACCCCGAACTCGGGCTCACAGCCTGGAAAGGAGAGATTCGAAAACGGGAAAGACGATCTACaagacgaggaagtcgaggcaGGGGTGAGAAACGGGTAGCATGGGAACTCGAGCAggactgaagaaggaaagggacTGCAGGTAGAACGCCTCGACGAGACAAGATATCAAGAAGAAATTGAGAAACAACCTTGCACCATCAGAGAAGTCGTCTCTCGACACACAGGGAAACTCTTATTAACAACAGCGACAACAATCGTCCTCTCATGACTGACACGTGTAGGGAAACGGAAATTTTGAGGCCTTGTTACATCTACGTCAATGCGAAAACGCATATATCGATGTAAAGAGATATCCAACTAGATGGAGAGAGTCGATATACACACTTTTGGAAACAGAACATCGTCCGCGACGGTCGACCTGCCGAGGAGACTGGTGCGTTCTGCATCGAGGCATATatagatgcatgcgtgtacGTAGTGTTCACCTGGATAGATGGTTGTACAGAAGTAATTACTTCTGTGAAAACGTACCTTCGCAATAGCTTTCCAAAGTTGTTTCCCGCTCACAGTCGCTTCGaatctctcttctgcagagTCCTCGGTTGCCCCGGCTCCGCGCTCGAAAGCTTCCTTTTCCACGCCCGCGGTTCGCGACGCATGGTTTTTTTTCAAGAGgcggaaagaggaaaagaaacatcTGGCGAAGGCAACTTGCATCCACGCCGTGCGGCTGTCATTGAGGCCTTCGAGGTGGAGGGAGTTCCTGTGCACGTACACCCGGATGTCTCTACACACGCTCCGCAAGGCATTGAGAGCCCGGCGGAAAACGAGCGCCTCTGCAAAAGACAACTCGACTTCCATGTCTGCGAACAGAGGCCGACAGGGGACGCCCTCCGCACGAGGTATTCATCCTTTCAGCGTCTCAACTGGTTCTCTCGTACTGAAAGACCTTGCCCAGGGAACGGGACAGTGCACTCCGAGGCAACAAACCAGCACCGGTTCGTTAGATCAGAGCGTCGTGGTGAACGCGCAATGTTCAGCAGGGGTACTGGACGCAGGAACaggcagcgacagcagcagATGCCATGTCCGCAGGCGGCAAAAACCCAGGGGAAATTGTGAAactgaaagaaaaacacggTTGCCGAAGCCTTTGGGCGCACGCACCGCCACGTAGGTCGACGAGTTAAACTCTGCAGGAAGCCCGGGGAGCGATGCGGTAAAGTGGGATGAAGCCAGTGACGAAGAGGCCCAATCTTTACAGGCTGTTGACAGGCCAATCCCACCGATGAGTGCTCGAAAGCTTGCCGGCAAGAAAAGCACACTTCCCGCCCAAGTGTGCAGATGCACGCGGTCAGAAGCGGCCGCTCGAAGTTGGTTTAACACCGGCGTCGTTTTCCGCGGAATAGCAAAGCTTCAGCACTTCTTGTTTTGAAGTACGCTACATACAGAACCGTTCTGCGGCGATGACTCAAAGTTATGTTTCggatgtatgtacaccggaACGTCGAAGCGCGAGTAGCGACGTCGCGCGTGTGCACGCGAAAAGGTTCCGTAGCCGGCCGTGGCGCCAGACACTAAATGCAACGCGACAGTGAGGAAAAGAGGGTAAGCGATTGCTCCAGGTTGGTGGTCCAGGTAAAAATGCTGGGTGGGAATAGTATGCCAGTGAAGAGCGCAAGTCGTCGACAGATATCCAACAAATCTCTCGTGCACTATCGCAAGCCGCATAAACGGTTACCGGCGAAATGCGTGTCCGGGACCGCACTTTTCCACTCCTTCCACCGGAACACGAGACAGGTGGGGACCTATGTGCGGTGGAAAGGGTATTATAAACGAATCTCGACTTACGACTCCGCAAAGAGCACCTAGAAGGTTCTCTCTGCAAGTCAAGTGACGGGGCCAGCGCTGCAGCCCTGCCAACTGTCAGTGGGGGGTCCCCGAAGGCGACAGTCAGACATAGAACCACTTAGCACTGCGCCTCAATATAACAGAAGTCCTAAGGGTAATCTGGAGTCCTTCATGGCGTAACGTTATGTAGTTAGCTGTTGCGTGCATTCCGAATATCTGGAACAGTAGACTTTGATTCGGTAGTGGAACAACGCGAGCGGTTGTTGTACATCGACGCCAGACACTGTTCGTGCGACTGTGGACGTACAGTGCATACTTTCTCCCAGTGCAGTGCAGTTTCATAATCAATGTGTGATGTTCTGATTGCAGTTCCTTTCACCATTGCTTCAAGAGCACGACCAGTCTCATTGGACGTTTAATGCCTTGCTGCAGTAACATGAATCCCTCGGTGTACCAAGAAAGGATAAGGGCACGAAAGTCTGTATCAAAGTAATTATCGTCGCGCCCTCATCGGCCGCGAGAGCTTACCAATTCCCAGAAGTGGACTTTTGTGTACTGCAAACGAAACACCTGTTGCATTAACACTTTGCTGTCCCCCGCAGAATTCGACAGCTTCTTACTGTTGACTGTTGTCATCTTAAACTCCATTCCACAAGGATGTGACAGCTACAGCAGGTTCCCTTTGAAGAAGCCGGAACGGGGTGATAACTCCGTGAAGAACTTACCAGAAATGCCTTTGCATTTACTCAACGTTAGGCAGTTTACTGTAAAAAGTTTGTAACTAGAGAGCTGGCTGACTATGGCTAGGCATGTGAATCATGTTCAgctttgcttccttctccgttcaACAAGCCGAATTTTTCTTTATCTATTATCTGCCCACCAAATCTTTTCTAAAATTTCGGTAGCATGTGTGGAAAAACAGAACCAATGTTCCTGTCACTGTTGATTCCATTGAAAACACGTTATCGTTTTTATGTCATCTCCACAATATGCGAGCTTTAGCGGATCGTCCTGAAACGACGCATTTCGTAGCTTACTTTTCTCCGGCATTAGAGTTCGTAAAGTCTTTGGGATGTCCTTTACCTTCAAAGTGTTTGTCTCCGTTTTATTCGTCTAGGTGTGGTTACAAGTGCCCCCGCGAAAAAGCAAGGTGATACAAATCTCCCGTAACCAAAGGGCACGACAGTTTAATAATGGGATACGTGACGCTAACCTGCACCAGTCTAAAGTAGATAGAGATTACGAAACCAACACGGGGTAGCAACATGAATGGATGAATGGTACGCACATACGGTACACGGTTTTCATTTAAGAAGATTCTGCTGCGAACGTGGGCGGTCGATCTTCCAAAATTTTCCATTTACGGCCATCCGCGTCACTGGATAGAGGAACCATGTTAAACCGTATGGAGTTGTGGAGCAGGAGGTCGCTGCCATGTCTTCACAGTATTACACGTTATTTTCGCGTGTGACGAAGTTAACAAACATGCACCTTTGCGCCGGTGTTAAAGGCTTCATGGGTCAACACTCTATGCATTAAGAGACTCCAGCAATTCCGCAGCCCCTTCTCCTGATCCACGCTGAATGAACACCTTGCTGTCCATCTGCTCGCCGATCGGTATCAGCGTGCTTGCTGAGGGCACAACTGCGACTGCCTTAACGTTCTTGAGTAAGTCGTATAGAAGTCCGTAACTTGACATTTCAGTCGTGAATGTTTTTCCGGCACTGTCGAGGGAGAATTCAAGCATGATGACCCGTACTCGCGGTGCACCGGTGGCCTCGAAATTCTCCAGCAGCATACACTTCGACGGAAACTCTCGTGTTATTTTCAGGAAAGTCACCCATGCCCGGAAGTATTTCTCAGGATCCTGAGGGGGCCAACAAATCGAACAACCACAACCATTTGGCGGCGGTCCAGCTTGTCATTACTCTTGTATATTTTCCCAGAAGTCTTCCAGACAATACCAACCCTTCAGACCTGTTACAGCCTGAGGATGCGACGAGCCGACATCGAGGTGTCAAACCTCGCCGTCAATAAGGGCTATCCGGAGAGATCAGCTCTTAACCGAAAAAATCTGGGTTCGATTCCCAGACAACCTTGTTTTAAATTCAACGACCCACCGCTTGCATCAAAACTTTTTGCGTCGCTACAAAATTAAGAAAGCTGCTGGTGGCGCTAGTGTATCAATTTGCTGTGATTCACGTTTGCCAATCGCGCGGCCGTTGATGAAATGTTTGGAAAAATGTTACCATCACTTATCTTGACCATGTCGGCACGTACCCGAAATACGGTCTCACAATGGTTGCTCAGCACTATCCACTCGTCCTCTGAAGCAAGCATATCCGATCCCCAGTGTGGACTGCACATACCTAAGTACGATCACCCTTACTTTTTGACTTACGTTCGCTTGCTTCGTTATAATTTCTTTGCCCTTGTTCACATTGTACTTATGACCAGGAACTTGTACAAGAGGTTTCAACCAAGCTAAAGCGCCGTCTACTGGAACGCGACTCCACTGTACGTATACAGAGTTCGTGTCCTTCTCGTACCTGCGCACACATGCCCAAAACATCAAAATGTACAAAAAACTCAATGAACAGTAACTGGCACGGACCGATTCACTTGATTTTGTATGTTTGAGCCAACCTATCAAAACCATGCCGTCACGTGGGTGGCTCTCTCAGAGCCCAGAAAGAGCGAGGTCGACGCCACGCACCAGGGACACCCTTTACCTGCCTAAGGATATCAACATCTCGAAGATCACACTGCAGTCCGTGGTCATGCAGTATTACATCGCTGGAGTGCACACGCAATTGAACAGACGGGAGGTTGATGACACAGGAGGGAACCTATTATTCGTGTGCTGCCATCGCTGAGCACGGCGTCAGGGCCCTTGTAGTACGAGCTTACACTAAATACGCGCCAGAGCTGAGGTCCGCTTCCTGGGGAACAGAGGTCCTCCTGGCTTTGTCGGACTTGGGAAGAGTCATGGGGACTGGTGCCGGCACTTCTTCCCGCTTTTGAGGGGGTTTGAAAACCCCGCCCTTGATTGGCGCCCTTTCGATCCCagcgttttctgtcttgtttTCCGCCACCGATCCTCTCGGCCCTGCGGAATTCCCGATTGACTGAGGAGGTGTCGCAGTGGTCACATCGTCTGAAGGGGGGGCCACGTTTCCTTTGTGCGACTCGACCGGCACATGCACGATCTCTGCAGACGACGTAGCGTCCCGTTCACTCCCGCAGCAGCACCAGAACATCTTGAACAACTTTTGGGTGAATGGTGTTGAGCTTTTCAACAGCAGCGACCGAAATGGCTGCCAAGCGAAAGGAAAACCTGAACGTAACTTAAAAAGTACGAGAACCGTATGTGCGGGAATATCCTACACTGCCTCGCTGCGGCTTGGCGCATGCCTTCGCTAGCCCAGTCTCACGCAACACGTTTTATGCGGCGCTGCGAAAGCACTCTCCAGAGAGGGAATCTTTTGACGTATTGCAGGTGAGTGAAATACCATTAACTGAGTCTGGAGAAAGCCTTGAAGCAAATGTAGGCGGGTTTTCAAAAAGAAAATATCTTCGATGGTAGGACATGGGTTTTGCACTGTGAGTGAGCAACGTTTCATCAGGAAGCACCGTTGCAGCCCGATGCAGCGGCAAACGAGACTGGACCACAACGATGCAAAAATATGGAGTTTCAAAGGAACGGCTTGTGAAAAACGTTGACAATGAATTTTTTGCCTGTCATAGCCGTGGAGAAAAAGTTTTCGTGGATGGAGTGGCTAAGCAATAGTAAGAAAAGTCCTCGACCGTGAAACTCCTGGTAAGCACCGTGGGGTAGCTCTTCTTTTGCATAGGGGCTGCCCGACCACTTACATCAAGCCAGCGCGTGCACAAGCAAAGGCTGTTGAGGTCAACGGACTCCTCGCACATCTGGACAATAAAACCGttttcagtttctctccACACAAACGGGTGAGGATGATTTGCATGGTCGAATCCTATACCATGTGCATTTCAAACAGATATTTTTGTGCAGCGTCATTCCATGCACACTAGATTGTGTAACGCCGTCTCGGCTCCATGCTGTACCCTCAATAGCCACACTCTCAGTCTCCCCCCTCAGCAGTAAACGAAATCCCGATGAGGCGCCATCATATCACATGTAGGGCGAAATAACCCGCTGTTAACGGAAGCTCAATTGTTTCAAGGCTTTAAGCTGGAATACCATGTCGAATATCAGCTCTTTCAGTGTGCAATGTGAAATACGGGTGTACGCCTGTGGGATGGTTGGTCCATCAGGTAGACCGCACAACCGTACCAAACCGAAGGACATTCGAATatacagaaaaaagaaatgAGTACACAATCGACCTAGCTCAGGTTGTTCAGCAGGCTAAAGGCGTGACAACAAAGAGAACTGCTACAGCGAACGACAGTGCACACTCTCGAGACAGTCGTACGCTTTGAATTCTTGCCAAGTGTTTTCCCACATTATTTCTGCAAGAAACAGATGTGTGTCGATCTAGTCAAGGGGAACAACAaactttcttcgcctctgtaGTCACCTGGTGGACAACTGTCCGATTTTGAAGCACATTGTGTCACCTGGACCACACTGCAGATGTGATAAATGTGACTGCACACCAGCAGACCCCGGAGGCTCGAGCCTATTTCCATCGATAATAAGAAAATGTGTGTCTGGCAAACCGAATTACCAAAGAAGGCGTACCACACGCTACATCGCAGTCCTTCCGAAGGAACGGGTCCGTCGTCCTGTTGCTTTCAGTTTTGATCACCC
This genomic interval from Toxoplasma gondii ME49 chromosome VIIb, whole genome shotgun sequence contains the following:
- a CDS encoding Rad9 protein (encoded by transcript TGME49_255430) encodes the protein MEVELSFAEALVFRRALNALRSVCRDIRVYVHRNSLHLEGLNDSRTAWMQVAFARCFFSSFRLLKKNHASRTAGVEKEAFERGAGATEDSAEERFEATVSGKQLWKAIAKAVSPSSGSASGRGTLTLDRMLIKGILSTHADATDSSALSLTFFFRDLPVTQTVLISAVNAPHTLPVFIRWKRRHLIAMPARSWMKLLDEYLLNPENVTLVHDVAGEALKVQSEWQPHAPNRRDLENSEEAKQTAAFQGLYGEIVLEKNHFDRLVFDSRLPAFSHLTFSSRELRATAALCEHFEAPLTVSYRLPGRPVVCCFGAAAPLAAASLQEEAPVSSSSSPSSSTSSSENSSPAFVPHQILREALRCVQEEYEAAKTVRRSSFDGVSGHPEGEASAREKAGEDGAACGARRQEGRGALRGKHRASRAWAGFVWISTSPLESAEGAASEDASVWGDDYLDYVELYRQLEEPVSAAAEEFFAPAPHPSPCAFASASSLAPRSGSRRAPRATDSQETRERSSQQKRDKESETVGGSQACGSRERARVDGGEESGRGDSRERGETASGEAPDSTCVSSGFVDNTEKRNPCLSRRTERRLKETGENEGSREDDEESVATWLGEDEEPEEMEAFLDSRESGETAERATNAAGETVDADEMRKEEKGAEIHRRNADSRKIHEEGNAENEKERETWRQASRARVRRWIEHQGLAGAAEMYRHLAGAFANVRLSSVSTPLSPRRRHARLPVPASEEDLCSSSEERGETRKTKGPEGEKESRDDARMTSSTDDESVSSVSLSDVEMPGEWLVSEKDWEAGCL
- a CDS encoding hypothetical protein (encoded by transcript TGME49_255420) — translated: MFWCCCGSERDATSSAEIVHVPVESHKGNVAPPSDDVTTATPPQSIGNSAGPRGSVAENKTENAGIERAPIKGGVFKPPQKREEVPAPVPMTLPKSDKARRTSVPQEADLSSGAYLVYEKDTNSVYVQWSRVPVDGALAWLKPLVQVPGHKYNVNKGKEIITKQANDPEKYFRAWVTFLKITREFPSKCMLLENFEATGAPRVRVIMLEFSLDSAGKTFTTEMSSYGLLYDLLKNVKAVAVVPSASTLIPIGEQMDSKVFIQRGSGEGAAELLESLNA